One part of the Candida albicans SC5314 chromosome R, complete sequence genome encodes these proteins:
- the SEF1 gene encoding Sef1p (Zn2-Cys6 transcription factor; regulates iron uptake; negatively regulated by Sfu1p, positively regulated by Tbf1; promotes virulence in mice; mutants display decreased colonization of mouse kidneys; Spider biofilm induced) yields the protein MKFEKGKVRILPKPSPTPTNPQTPLPLLPAQTKPVNSKRKSAASTPGNESKKSRKSNSTASTPNSATPTSVGTPPQKTSKPTGHRPVTSCTFCRQHKIKCNASDNYPNPCERCKKMGLKCEIDPEFRPRKGSQIQSLKSDVDELKAKIEMLTKNESLLTQALNQHNLNHASQQQQSSGSQSQQQHPPNPQRALSYTSANSSPQVAFSNASPIPSVTSIQQNAPLTHENSDNSPYALNTPENIEELQPISEFILGDVTLPLNRANELHDKFMTTHLPFLPIIISRSATELYHKSQLLFWAVILTASLSEPEPKLYMSLASLIKQLAIETCWIKTPRSTHVIQALIILSIWPLPNEKVLDDCSYRFVGLAKNLSLQLGLHRGGEFIQEFSRNQVSLGPDAERWRTRSWLAVFFCEQFWSSLLGLPPSINTTDYLLENARVDKSLPKNFRCLISLSIFQCKLVNIMGISVTRPDGLLEPSNRAGSLSLLDRELERLRFKLQFEEGGPIEVYYLYIKLMICCFAFLPGTPIEDQVKYVSFAYLSATRIVTIVSKMVNDISLIELPIYIRQAVTYSVFMLFKLHLSRYLIDKYVDSARQSIVTVHRLFRNTLSSWKDLQNDISRTAKVLENLNMVLYNYPEIFLNDSENEDSSIITRMRSHLTASLFYDLVWCVHEARRRSVLDKGKRQAQPNKKILPLPFYNQITKDDFKTITTTSPNGTTITTLVPTDQAMNQAKSKSFDSSKPLEINGIPLPMLEATGSTREVLDSLPSQSLPSQAPTLQQYPMQQDQQQQEPSQQQQQKHSQQSQQYQQQQQSNQQQPHLQHQRQFQQSPPPQFSMISSTPPLQQPPFILANSPLPQTYLPKIDEMNMSPEVKQENSVAPFASQITNFFDQQTSGWFNNDNQDDDFLGWFDVNMMQEK from the coding sequence ATGAAGTTTGAAAAAGGTAAAGTGAGAATTTTGCCTAAACCATCCCCTACACCAACCAACCCACAAACCCCATTGCCATTACTTCCAGCTCAAACTAAACCTGTAAActcaaaaagaaaatcagCAGCCAGTACACCTGGAAATgaatcaaagaaatcaagaaaatcaaattctaCAGCTTCAACACCCAACAGTGCTACACCAACATCAGTCGGAACACCTCCACAGAAAACTTCCAAACCAACAGGTCATAGGCCAGTGACTTCATGTACTTTTTGTCGTCAAcataaaatcaaatgtaaTGCTTCAGATAATTATCCAAACCCATGTGAAAGATGTAAAAAAATGGGTTTGAAATGTGAAATTGACCCCGAATTTAGACCTCGCAAAGGGTCACAAATCCAATCATTGAAACTggatgttgatgaattgaagGCCAAGATTGAAATGTTGACTAAAAATGAATCTTTGCTCACACAAGCTTTGAATCAACACAATTTGAACCACGCTTcgcaacagcaacaactgTCTGGATCGCAatctcaacaacaacatcctCCAAATCCACAACGTGCATTGTCATATACGTCTGCAAACTCATCACCACAAGTTGCATTTAGCAATGCATCGCCAATTCCTTCTGTGACAAGTATTCAACAAAATGCACCGTTGACTCACGAAAATTCCGACAATTCTCCATACGCTTTAAATACACCAGAAAACattgaagaattacaaCCAATCTCAGAATTTATTTTGGGTGACGTTACTTTGCCATTAAACAGGGCCAATGAGTTACACGACAAGTTTATGACCACACATTTACCATTTTtgccaataataatatctcGATCTGCCACCGAATTGTATCATAAATCTCAATTGCTTTTCTGGGCCGTGATTCTTACCGCAAGCTTATCAGAACCAGAACCCAAACTTTATATGTCGTTGGCATCCttaattaaacaattagCAATTGAAACATGTTGGATTAAAACACCAAGATCAACTCATGTTATCCAAGCCTTGATCATACTTTCAATATGGCCGTTACctaatgaaaaagttttgGATGATTGCTCTTATAGATTTGTTGGATTGGCAAAGAACTTGTCATTACAATTAGGTCTACATCGTGGTGGAGAATTCATTCAAGAATTTAGTCGGAATCAAGTAAGTCTAGGACCTGATGCAGAAAGGTGGAGGACTCGTTCATGGTTAGcagttttcttttgtgaACAGTTTTGGTCATCATTGTTGGGGTTGCCACCTTCAATAAACACTActgattatttattagaGAATGCTCGTGTTGATAAATCGTTGCCTAAAAATTTCCGTTGTTTGATTTCGCTATCTATTTTCCAATGCAAATTAGTTAATATTATGGGTATTAGCGTTACTAGACCAGACGGTTTATTGGAGCCTCTGAATCGTGCTGGTTCACTTAGTTTATTGGATAGAGAATTGGAAAGATTAAGATTTAAACTTCAATTTGAAGAAGGGGGGCCAATTGAAGTATATTATTTGTAtattaaattgatgatCTGCTGCTTTGCCTTTTTACCAGGTACACCTATCGAGGATCAAGTCAAGTATGTCAGTTTTGCATATTTATCAGCAACAAGAATTGTGACAATCGTTTCTAAAATGGTGAATGAcatttcattgattgaattgCCAATATATATCAGACAAGCAGTGACATATAGTGTTTTCATGTTGTTCAAATTACATTTGTCAAGATATTTGATTGACAAGTATGTGGATAGTGCTAGACAGCTGATTGTTACTGTGCATCGTTTATTTAGAAACACGTTGAGTTCCTGGAAAGATTTGCAAAACGATATTTCTCGAACAGCCAAAGTTCTAGAAAATTTGAACATGGTGTTGTATAATTATCCTGAAATATTTCTAAATGATCTGGAAAATGAGGATTCAAGTATTATCACCAGAATGAGGTCACATTTGACAGCATCTTTATTCTATGATTTGGTTTGGTGTGTACATGAGGCAAGAAGACGATCAGTACTTGATAAGGGGAAAAGACAGGCTCAGCCTAACAAGAAAATCTTGCCCTTGCCATTTTACAACCAAATCACTAAGGATGATTTCAAGACAATTACCACGACATCACCTAATGGaactactattactacaTTAGTTCCAACTGATCAAGCTATGAATCAAGCAAAACTGAAATCTTTTGATTCTAGCAAACCACTTGAAATAAATGGTATTCCCTTACCTATGCTTGAAGCTACTGGTTCAACAAGAGAAGTTTTAGATTCTTTACCCTCGCAATCTTTACCCTCACAAGCACCAACTCTTCAGCAGTATCCAATGCAGCAagatcaacaacagcaagaaccatcacaacaacaacaacaaaagcaCCTGCAGCAACTGCAGcaataccaacaacagcagcaatCGAATCAACAGCAACCAcatcttcaacatcaaaGACAGTTTCAAcaatcaccaccaccgcaattttcaatgatttcttcaacGCCGCCCCTTCAGCAACCACCTTTTATTTTGGCAAACTCACCGTTACCACAAACTTATTTGCCAAAGATTGATGAAATGAATATGTCACCAGAAGtaaaacaagaaaactCTGTTGCTCCATTTGCATCTCAAATCACCAACTTTTTTGATCAACAAACAAGTGGATGgtttaataatgataaccAAGATGACGACTTTTTGGGTTGGTTTGATGTTAATATGATGCAAGAGAAATAA